From Apium graveolens cultivar Ventura unplaced genomic scaffold, ASM990537v1 ctg577, whole genome shotgun sequence:
TTATACCCCCCATCTAAATGATTTACTTCTAGACAACCAAAACATATGCTCGTTAATAAATTATTCGGAATTTTTATGCCCGTTTCCTGGTTGGTCAATTCATTTTTTATCTTGGTTTTGTGCTTCCGTCGAATAATCTTTCTAAGATTGGTGTAATTGTTATATGGATTATAATGACATCGACCCAAATATTACAGTTCCATGTTCTCATTTTCAACTCACAAGTCCAGTACAATGTTCAATTCACCACTATGTATGAGGATCCTGATGTACGGCTACTGGGGTAGATCCTATCCACCAAAACTATGTACCAGGATCACATAAAGCTAGTGGGCAGTCTGCAGATAAAATGACTATGAAACAAAGTTCTCAGTTGTTAACCGTCATAAACAACTCATTCGAAAAACCTGGACATTCCAAAAAGAGTTTTAAAAAATATAGCAGATCACATATTCCAAAAGGAGTTCAGAAATAAAGCAACTCTGATTAAAAAGGGAAAATCACATTAAACTggtgggggggggggggggttccATAGGAGAGCATCTTACTTCGGAATGCTGATGCTATGGAGGGCATACCACATCATACAAGTTACTCAAAACCAGAAACTGAGGATGTACACTTCTTTCATCTAATTCTCCACTTAATGAGATCACTCTCCAAGGTGCAATAAGATGGCTCAGTTTTGCAAAGGATTTAACAAGGACCAGGGTTAAAACAGTTATCAATCACCTCAGTATTCCATTTCATATTCAGAAAACGTAGTCTTGCTCTTTATCGTCTCCTTCGCTTCTTCTTCCTGTCATCACTTTCGCTTTCGCTTTCACTGGAGCTCGATGAACCTGATTCTGAATCAGAACCAGATGCATCTGAATCAGCACTACTAGTGCTGTCAGAGTCATCTTCAGATTCAGAAACTGGCTTTTGCTGTTGCATGATAAGGCGGGGCATATTCTTCAAGTACTCTCTCAAATTTTCAGTGATGCCACCAAGCCCAATGGACGTGAAAAAGTTGATTGAGAATCTCGTGTTCTTGGGATTGTCTCttgggaaaattgactcgaaCGTGTCCTGCATTGTGGGATCGCTGAGCCTCTCATTCAGAAGGCGAATCCCTAGGTGTTCCGATAATTCCTGAAACGCATTAAAAATATTATTCTGTGCCAAGAAATACTGCAAACCATGTAGATGAGAGAATTGCCTTCTTATAAACATTTAAATCAGGAAATTGATGGAGACTGTCGAAGGTTACAAATTTCTGTATTTACCTGGAAAAGAATTTTGATGAAAATACGAGACGAGGAAGTAGTATGCTCTTCAGTCAGCCGTATGTAAGCTAGAGCACCCCAAGGTAGAGCATCAGTGCCAAGAAGATGCGCAAAAAACTTTGCCACATTACGTAACTTATTTGTTTCGAGCCGATGAATCATTGAATATTGCTGCACAAAGCATTTTTCGAAATTCTCTTGATGAATCTTGTTTATTAGGCAAAATCTTTGACCCAAAAGACCGTAATAACGTAGATAAGTTCTTTCTTGGCTGCAGCATTCTAACAACATAATGCAGAGCTCCATCTGCACAAGTAACGTAACACTTAATAAATTTACAAGTTACAAACaccaaagaaatggtataaaatTGGATCATAAAGAACAAACCAAAGAAACACAAGCAAAGAGCAAGAGAAGCATGCACTCAAAAAGAAAACTGAAGACATAACCTGGTATTGAAATTTTTTTGAGTCAAATGGCATATTTGTTATGCAACTAGGacaaattattaattttatttccTACTATCTTCTCTTTGTTCTCTGTTTTGTTCCTAATAGTTTAAAGTTTATGGATGTTATTCTCCCATAACCAAAAAGAATTCTATGAAAAAACTTGCAGGTTGCTAAGCATTTAAAGTACAAACCTAAACTATATTTTATACAAATTAAACAgctcaacacacacacacaaaccaACTTCAGGTATTTGTTCCAACTTTTTTATAAAAAACCTTGAGGCATTATTTGGACAACCCAAAAGCAAAAATTTAATGGCATACAAACGTTCACCAGTACCCATTTTTAGGTTGCTAATTACATGTTGATAAATCAGTAATAACATTTGGGCTAAGCACATTTGATCATATTTGCATAATAAGGCAACTTCAACTAAACTAAGACGATGATGATAACTAATAAATATACCTCTTGTCCGGGCTCTAGCTTGATTTTCATAAGCTTGTGACCagcttcttcaaaatcaacactAGACATGATTGTTAGGTAAATCGTCCTCCGAAGATTCACAAGATTTGTTTCTGTTTCATCTCTTATTCTCATCTGCTCTTCATCAGATTCATCATCTTCACCCTCTTCATCATCTTCATTATCCGTTGCTGCATCTGAGTCTGCTTCATCTTCAGACTCTTCTCCAAGCAGAGTTTTCTTCAGTTCCTCATAACGTTGTTCGTTTTCAACAAACTGGGGATCTGGCTTAAAAATATCTGAGGTGCACGAAAAAGAAGTCTAAGAGTTCTGTATAAAAAATTAGGTCCACGAAACAGCTGAAACTAAAATACAGGTGGTTACCCAGCGCAATCTCAGGATCTATTTGATCTAAAAGCGATATTTCATGGGTCAATTGATCTTCTTGCTCCACCAGGTCTAGCTCCGGACGAATAGCTGGGTAACCCTGCAATTATAAGAAAGACTTGCCCGTATCAATTAATGACCAGCATATAACCATTAGAAGACATCACACAACGGATTGCAGTTAATTAAATTGCACCTGAAATTTGGCTTTTCGTATGGCAAATAAACCTTCAATTAAAAATTGAACCCGCTTGTCAATCTCTCCTTCATGAAGAATCCCACGGAAACGTTCAAAAATACCTACATAAAATTCatgaaaaatatattataaaccTACACGGTAAATGAGAAAAATACAGTGTTGCAGTTTTATAGAAAACTGCCATCTTTCCCTCAATGTGTAAATGAGTATATCGAAATCTTAAtctacaaaaaaaaattaaaaaaaaaaaaataactCGAAAAAACACAACTGAAGCAGAAGGGGAAGAGGACACCCAAGCCAGGTAACAtcctaaaacaaaaaaaaatgttATAACCAGGAGGAGAGTATAACCCGTAACGTAACATTGTCAAGAGTATAATAAATGCAGGAAAATAATTGATACAAAGTAAaacaataaaaatatatatttgtgTTGATTACAGCCGCTCTTCTAGAATTTCTCAACAGAACAATAAAGAAATTTGTTTAGATCACAGCCCTTCATCAGAGAACAACCTCACTTCTTATAATCGAAGTcttaaattgataaaaaaaaattacatatacTTTTACATCTGTAAAATCCCAATATCTAATCAAGTAAAATTCTGAAGATGAGAAATAAGCTAATAAAGGAAAGATAATCCTTTGGAAACTAAACTTAACAATGATAAGTGGCAAAATTTGCAACCAGGTTCATCTCCATGAGAGATATCGTTGGAGGCAAATCTCAAAGGAAGAAGATTTATAAATACTTCCCAAGTCCCAACATGCCACAATGTCTTTGTTAATCTTCTTGTTCACATCAACTTTAATATCAAACACAACATTTAACTCATCATGTGTTGATACACTAAACCTCGTGCACTACAACCTATTTTCTTCAACTATACTAGAGCTTGAAAAGAAATTATCAATTTCCCATTCCAAAAATTTGTTCCAATATCTCATCCTATATCACAAAACTTTCTCTATTTTGTTTTAACTGTGGTTCTAAAGTCCTTTTTTTATTCCAAAATATGCTTCTCCTCTTTTCAGAATACCCCTATTTATGGTGCTTTTAATTCATATAATCTATTTGTAGTTgactaattttaaaaatcataagcTTCGCTGATTTCATATAATCTATTCCAGCAAATATCAACTGATATCAAACTAAAGTAAAAGAGCTTCTGAAAGTAAATCTACCCCAATTCAGTTCTCTTTGTCTGGTACAAGGCTATCATATAAACCTCAAAtgatataaaaaaaaattaagttaATTTCAGCAAATATCAACTGATATCCTTACACAAGTTTTACTCAAATTCCCCAAAACTAAGGTGGTATGGTAGGCCCAAAATAAACTCTACAAAATTTACACACTATAATTTGTTTATTTATCTGTTGATTGTATTAGCACTACAAATTAGATTCAAAAAGACTCTGACGTATCAtgtaattttaatttaaaagttgacctaaaaaaattggatgaaaaatcTATGAAAATAATTGATGAAGCAGAAACCTGATGTACTATTTATAATTTACAACATAGTGAAAggaaggggaaggggaagggTAAATAGATACTAACCATGCAAACCTCGGGGACAGAGGTCTTGTAGGATTGACCCGCATTGGGTAACAAAGCCAACAGCAACCTCGACACTATCGTCGGTAGGATTCTCCAACAATGTTGTGAGTAGTTCGAGAGCTACAAGCTCATGAACTATTTGTTGATTGACAAGATGTGCTATGAATTTGACAGCAGCTAGTAATTGGGGCTAGAAACAAGACAAAAAGAAAAAGTAATGAGTTTGCAATAAAACGTAGTAAATCATGTATGTGAAACAAACAAGGAGAGGGGAGAATCAATTAAGGTACCTTGTCATTCCTTTTGTATGCTCGCTGTAATTGAAGAACAATTCTCCTCAAAAGAAGATCACCAACTTGGGGGAACTTAGTGTTGACAACAGCCACAAGTGCAGCAAAGACATCAGTGAACCCGGGAGAAGCCATCTGAGACTTGATACAAGAACGACAAAACAAGCCTCTGCCTCTAATGAGATTCTCCGCAAACAGCTCAGGAATGATATTCTTGATGTTGGTAGCATTAACCTTATTGACAAGTCCATTAATACTCTTCCTCAAAGCATCCCATGTCAATCTCTGGTACTCCACACTACTCTTATCCTCAACTTGCTTGAGCATTCTCGCTAACTTAAAAGGCGGAATATAAACCCCGCCCGTCCTCCCTACACTTAAATTATCCTGAGGAGGAGggggaggaggaggaagaggAGCTTCGACATTAGTAGCCCCTCCTCCTTTCCCTAGTCTTCCATCGTCTTTGGAATAATCAGCTCCCTTATCTTTAGTAAAACTCCTAACATCATCCTTATCTCTCCTATCCCTCTTATTCCGTaattcactcctccgatcatcCTCCTCCTCACTCGTCTTTCGAATCTGACCTTCCTCCAGCTCATCACCATCCGAATACCTACTCCGTCCACCGTCTCTACCATCAAATTCATCTCTTCTTCTACTACTTCTATGTCGTCCATTCTTATCATCTTCCCCCCTACTACTCCGAAACCTATCCTCATCATAGCGACGACCATCGCGGCCATAAACACGTTTTCGATCTCTATCTCTATCTCGATACCTATCTCCTCTCGTTGATTTTCCTCTCCTATCAATCTCCTCATCATCCTCATCTCGCTTTCGATCCCTCTCAACAACCTTATCATCTTCATCTCTCACTGATACATTCTTCTTAGTTAATTTCGAATCGGAATCAACTTCGACATGTTGTTGTTCATCTCTGCCTCTCTTCTTATTATTAATAATCTTATCATCGTCATCACTTGAAGAATCGCTGCTTCTGTAATGACGACGCCCCATTTGATTATTTTGTTTTTTGAGATCCAACCCTAAACCCCCAAATCTCTATTTACGATTTcctgtttgttttttttttggtCAAGTGTGTCCAACTTTAAATATTATATTGTTGACTCCTCGACTATTCGATTTCGAAAACAATACTTATAATACTTTAATTGGATTGGGCCGCTCTCGTACTCCTAAAGAACTTACCTAGGCCCCTTTCACCTTGTCTCTTTGAAAACACGCCTTTCTAATGAAACCCACCATAACCGGACCAAGCACTTAGTTCCGTTAAAATATTACTCCCCGAGTCCCTATTCATTTCTCTACGTCTATTTTTTGCACGTAATTCAATATTCATATATCATATAGTTAGTtgcataatattttttttaaatttttttttctcaataaaaatttaaacattaaaattttattcagaaaaaataaaaattcaaaaaaatattatgcaactatatgataTTTAAATATTGAAATGCGTGCAAAAAGCACACGTAGAAAAATAAATGGGACGGAGGTAGTATAATTTATCTATATTTGATTTcatgaataattttaaaaaaatgcaATTTTGAAGGAGGggatattttttattttaaataaactATTCTTTGAGTTAGTAGACTTGtgacttataatattttatattgcAATAGAATGTATAATCCTAGTGTACATCTGTAAATAGTACATGATGATATAAGTGGTTAAAGtgtttaatattatatatatatatatatgaggcTACTCTAATAGAAatctttttaaaataaaaactagaaacctAACGTCTAGCCCAAATAAAAACAGCCCAAACCAAAATAAAACACATTCAGCCCATATAACTGCTCCATGCAACGGTTGAGTAATTAATTTGTCTTAAAAGTGAGAAGAAATGCAATTATACATACATATTACACACAAAATAGTTATAACGAATTCATCTCTCTAAACTGCCCAAATCGAAAAGCATTTCTAAATTTCTAAGCACAAATCGAATTGACAAACATATAGATTCCAGTGATTGTTACTAAACGAAGAGGAGATCAAGGTTTATTCAAATTGTGTACTCATCGTGTACGGAAACAACAAAAAACACCATAAAAGGTAAATTAATGTATTTTTTTGTTAATGTAGTGATATTTTACTTATAATCGAATTTATTGTTACATATACACATAGTTTAACTAATACATGTTGATATTTTCATGTTTTTAGTGTTTTTTACTAATTACTGTTTAGGTACTTACTAATAATTTTCATATGTTCTTCACACAGCTTTTAATTAGCAATTTTATCATTACTGAAGAGATAAAATGGCTAGGACTAGTGGAGGTATGTGAACTTAAGGTTTTAGATTTTTCTGATAAAATTTGTTGAAATTTTAATGATTTCATTTATTTTACAAATGTCAATTGTATATTTATGCCTATGTaatttttttttgcaattttgatgttttttatatattttttagtttTGTGCCTATTTTAATGATTACGCTATCGGTTTTTAGTCTTTAAGCATAATTTAACCATGTTACGTTATAATTTTGTCTTTAAGCATGTTACGCTAACAGTTTTTAGTTGTCGAGGAATTTTAATATAAATGTTAGTCTCGCTAACTTGTACAGTATTTCGCATCAGCACCGCTGATCAAATGTATGCACAATTGATAGGGTATCACGGATAAAAATTAAAACAATCACTAAAATTTGTATTCATATTTCCTAAAATCATATTTACCAATCACATATTATTATAAACTAATTCTCAACGTGTTTGTATTTGAAAATTCAAATGTAATTTTATGATTAAAAATAATGTTGAGATATTGAATTTCGTGTCGTCAGTTTGCACTTTGGTATTGGATATTTCTTTTATAACTAAGTCAGGTGATTATCTAGTATTTTTGGATCGACTATTTTTTTTGCGGAAATGTTTGGTTGCTATATGTAAAGTATTTACGTGCTAGTTTTGTATAAAATGGTAATGAAGGTGTGATACTGAAAAGAGTTGAACGAACTGAGTGTCTTGTGTCCTTGTCAAGATGGGTAATAATGTTTGGTAACCTGATTACTTCATCGGGATTAGTAGTTGTAGCTTCATTTAGATTAAAATGATGGGGATTAGTAGTTGTGTTTGTTGAGAATTAGTATAGTATAAATGCTAGACATATGTGAAGATTTTGCTGTGTAAATAACTGTTTGGTTTGAAGTAATATCTAATTGATGTGTTATGAATGATTTAGGTGCTAGTTATGTATCAATTGGGAAGGAGATGTGATAGTAAAAAGTGTTTAAGTGAGTGTCTTGTGTTTTTGTGAGGTCAAACTGTAGTTGGGCTAAAAATTTGGAGATGTCTGGATCAGTTTTATTCGATATATAAATTATTTAGTCCTAATAATTTAAACAATTTGTAGTAAGACAATGTAAGGTATCCGGATTAATTGCTTGGTTATTTTGTATTGTTGGTATTACTGGATATTAAATTTAATGAGATTATTATATTTTGGATAAATATTGTTTGTATGTTTCTATTCTCATCTTTGTTTAATAAAAAATGAACCATTTATGAATTACTAATTAGATGGGGCTTGTGAGTATAAGAGGCGTTATTGCAACTTGTTTATTCACTATGGTTTGGGATTAACAAGGATTAAGTTAAGCTTTATTCTCTAAGTTTCTATGCATCTTCGATGAATTGATCAGTACTAGTTGCCCTGTTCTGTTATCTGGTATGTTCTGTTATTTTGAAATATTACAGGATTATCTTCAGTAACACCAATATGCAGTTCAAGACTTAAACAATTAAGTCAGCTAAAAATAAGAAACAAGGCTCTCACACCTGAGTTTATTAATTTAGACGATTCTAGTGACAACGCTATGAAATAAGGTATAATGATAAAAACTTTTTTCTTCTTTGCTgacataataattattttatcTATTTTAAGACGATGCAGGACAACATACAAGAACTTCTCCAAACACTCCTCcaagatcaatttctagaaaGGTCTATATAAGAGCAAACAACAAATTCAAAAAAACTGCAGGAAAACCACATGATTATGACGTATGTACTCCATTAGTGACATAATCTAGATATCTTAATAAATATATGTATTAAAGATTTTTTTTCCAAATAGAAagaagatgaaacagttgaagAGCAATCAAGAAACAAGGAAACACATGAAATGGAGGTTGATCATCCTCAAGAAGAACAAGAAAATACAAATCAAGAAGAGCAAATAAATGAAATGGTGGATGAttattttcaagaagaagaaagaCCATTTGAAGAGGAAGGACCTAGcaaaaaataaaaaactacaaaGTGAAAGCGGAAGGCATTTCAACAGGTATAAATATACAATAATCACTAAGAAATGTATGCCTATTTACTAAAATCATACGTACCAGTCACTTACTGTTATATACTTATCTGgcatatatttttaatatttcatttGTTTCATTTTAAAATTGTATTCTCTATATTTGAATGTAAAATTCAAATATACATAATATATTTAATGGACTTTAGGTATATTAGCTCCTTTTTAATGTcttttcttatttgttgaatgtatttttttatttcaaaTAAGATAATAATGAAAATAAGGAAATAATGATAAAAAAAAGCCAAATGTCAGATTTGCAAcaaagaaaattataaaattccAGGCTGAGGTAACATATCATACTCTTGTTTGTATGTGTAATAAAACATATATATGATACCGTCCTGAATAATttgtaatatatatttttaaattgatCAAGAAAATTGAACTTGCCAAACATATTAACAAACCAAAACAAGAAATACAAAATAGAAATTCTCCTAGGTTGTTGAGTGAAATGCTTTACTATCTTACACAAGATCAGAGGAATTGGGTTGAAGATTCTGGATTTCAACCACTCctagatttctttggagatgattCCGTCGAAGTTGGCTTATAACATCTTTCAAATTTTTGACGTCAACAGTGTATGTCTAAAACTAAAACACAAGGATATACAGATCACAAAAGAAGATGTTTTTGATGTGTTTGGCCTACCATTTGGGGGAGAGTCAATAATATTAGGACCAATTGACATGTACAAAAGTAGAATAGATGAATGGTTACAATAATTCCCAGCTGACAAATGGGAGCAGATTACAACTGGAATGGTGGTGCAGGTTATGAAGGGTCAAGACTTGACTACAAATTTTAAAACTCAATTTCTTAATTTTGCTGTCAAATGTTCTATGTGGAACACCCACAAACTCCTATGTTGACAGACAACTACTAAGATTACATGGTAAACTTGATGAATGCTACAAATATAATTGGCCAGGATATATGTTAAACTACCTAGTAGCTGCAACCGAAAGTTGGAACAACACAGCATCAGTTTTCTTCATAGGCTCATTGATCTTTCTTGTTGTAAGTAAACTCCATTCAATTACTTTAAATTTCATAAATTGATACTTTTCTTATTTGCAGTTCTACTAGAAAAATAAGTCATTAATTAAATTCTTGTGTCACTTATACGCAGATGTTATACTTTGATCGAGTCCAACATGAATCAAATTGGTAGATAGAAAGTTTCCATCTTACAAGGGTTGGAGTGAAGATATTTTGAAACAAAGACAAACAATTGAAGTGGTAAATGGAGTTTTTGGAGTTGGTGCTGTTCAAATGCCACTAAGAGATTATTTGTCAAAACAAATTGTGAAAAATGTATGAATTCAGTAccttttaaatttatttaaaaacatATTATGTAAAATGATTATACATAACATTCTTGTTATAACTTTAACTACAAGGATGTCAATGTTAGGAAtgtgttgtgaacttgatgataaattatacaaaacaccttagtagatttaacttagtaaattttgtagcactcgacggatgatcaaatataatcccgacggatgattcaatatagtaccgacgaatgatgatttgacatccatcgagtgagtagcttatgtaataataagtattgtagcacatttctgcaaacaattTTGTGTAGATTCTGCAAGAGCTTATaggtcatgttgactactagtagatatgcagattaggttgattaattataaatatgagatgtcttgtaattctatataagtgaaatggagtcaagtgtcaaatagctacccgacggatgatcaacaaagttacccgatggatgatcaaaaagctacccgacggataacaactATGTATCCggcggatgatcaattcaaatatctgttgacagtgacaacacagtcacatgcgttgggtgtttgcaaaaggaatatggcagcatgtttagcaggaaattgagaacaaagaagcattaccatttctatgcaagttatgaagattttcaaagatgttggaatagagtaatgaagcagcatggagttagacttgataggttttattttattatcctgtcttatttccatgtaaacttggtgatatataaaccaagtgtagttagtagaacaaacaactaagcaaacatattttaggagagaaatagaaaaagctgtacttgtcaagaatttctctatagtttgtttgttcaacttgtaaagcagctgtgagccaatttgagcttcacagagttctcaaatcaatatatatatatatatatatattcggtggatacattcaaatccactagaaaattttaaagacttgtgtttttattactttatgtttgatttatgtaatcctttcattccgcactttgcaaatcaaaataCATATATATCTGTTGAGTTAAAAACTGTTtttaaatcttgaaaaagaagccagaattacattcaaccccccttctataatccttgttgtattgttagggaataataattggtatcagagcacgctcttgaagtacaaagagtgtaaagatcacaacaaacaacaagatgaacaagaaggatgttggagttaaaattccttttctggacaaagacaattatcaccactggaaggtgaaaatgtatctacatcttctttctcaagatgaggcctatgtggattgcatagagagaggtcctcatgtaccaatgagagctgcaacaggcaatgaaccatctgttcccaagcctaggcatgactgttcagatcctgatattgagcaagtcaggaaagacaagaaggccatgaatatattgttcaatggagttgatggtgatatgtttgataacatcattaactgcaaaacaaccaaggaggtttgggacactatctagattatttgtgatggtactgagcaagtaagggagaataaaatgcaactgctaattcagcaatatgagcacgtccattgtgaagatagtgagtctctcactaatatctttagtagatttcaaaaactactaaatgctctgaagttgcatgaaagagtctatcagacaaaagactccaaccTCAAGTTCCtaagatctcttccaaaggagtggaaaccaatgacagtctcattgagaaattctcaggattacaaggagtttatc
This genomic window contains:
- the LOC141702821 gene encoding uncharacterized protein LOC141702821; this translates as MGRRHYRSSDSSSDDDDKIINNKKRGRDEQQHVEVDSDSKLTKKNVSVRDEDDKVVERDRKRDEDDEEIDRRGKSTRGDRYRDRDRDRKRVYGRDGRRYDEDRFRSSRGEDDKNGRHRSSRRRDEFDGRDGGRSRYSDGDELEEGQIRKTSEEEDDRRSELRNKRDRRDKDDVRSFTKDKGADYSKDDGRLGKGGGATNVEAPLPPPPPPPQDNLSVGRTGGVYIPPFKLARMLKQVEDKSSVEYQRLTWDALRKSINGLVNKVNATNIKNIIPELFAENLIRGRGLFCRSCIKSQMASPGFTDVFAALVAVVNTKFPQVGDLLLRRIVLQLQRAYKRNDKPQLLAAVKFIAHLVNQQIVHELVALELLTTLLENPTDDSVEVAVGFVTQCGSILQDLCPRGLHGIFERFRGILHEGEIDKRVQFLIEGLFAIRKAKFQGYPAIRPELDLVEQEDQLTHEISLLDQIDPEIALDIFKPDPQFVENEQRYEELKKTLLGEESEDEADSDAATDNEDDEEGEDDESDEEQMRIRDETETNLVNLRRTIYLTIMSSVDFEEAGHKLMKIKLEPGQEMELCIMLLECCSQERTYLRYYGLLGQRFCLINKIHQENFEKCFVQQYSMIHRLETNKLRNVAKFFAHLLGTDALPWGALAYIRLTEEHTTSSSRIFIKILFQELSEHLGIRLLNERLSDPTMQDTFESIFPRDNPKNTRFSINFFTSIGLGGITENLREYLKNMPRLIMQQQKPVSESEDDSDSTSSADSDASGSDSESGSSSSSESESESDDRKKKRRRR